Below is a window of Sulfitobacter sp. BSw21498 DNA.
GCGGGACGAAGGCGCGTTTACCCTGAAATGGCCCAACGACGTGCTGCTGAACGGCGGCAAAGTCGCTGGAATTCTGCTTGAAAGCATCGGCGATTTTCTGGCCATCGGGATCGGGGTCAACCTCGCCCATGCGCCGGGTGCCGATCAGGTTGAACCGGGGGCCTTGCGCCCTGTGTCGGTTGTGGCAGAGACGGGCAAGGTCGTTCCGCCGGAGGTTTTTCTTGATGCCTTGGCCGCGGAATACGCCCTGCTGGAAACACAGTTCCAGACCTATGGTTTTGCGCCGATCCGTGCTGCGTGGCTGTCCCATGCCGCGCGGTTGGGCGAAGAGATCGTCGCGCGCACCATGAGGGATGAAACCCGTGGTGTATTCGAGGACGTGGATGCGCAAGGCAACCTGATCCTGCGCACCCCAAAAGGCCGCGTGCCCATCACAGCGGCGGATGTATTTTTCTAAACGCGAGCGAAGGGATGTGCCATGCTATTGGCGATTGACTGCGGAAATACCAATACAGTCTTTTCAATCTGGGACGGAACGCGGTTTATTGCGACCTGGCGCACATCAACCGAATGGCAACGCACCTCTGACCAATATTACGTCTGGCTCAGCACCTTGATGAAGTTTCAGGGCGTAAAGGCCGATATCACCGATGTGATCATCAGCTCGACAGTGCCGCGGGTGGTGTTCAATCTGCGTGTGCTGGCGGATCGATATTTTAACACACGCCCGATTGTGGTGGGTAAACCCGATTGCCGATTGCCCGTTGATGTTCGGGTAGACGTGGGCACAGCCGTGGGGCCGGACCGTCTGGTTAACACAGTTGCCGGGCATGATCTGTTCGGTGGGGACTTGATTGTTGTCGATTTCGGCACCGCGACGACCTTTGACGTGGTAGACAGCGACGGGGCCTATATCGGCGGTGTGATCGCCCCCGGCGTGAACCTGAGCCTCGAGGCATTGCATAACGCCGCAGCCGCCTTACCTCATGTAGACATCTCTAAACCACAGGCGGTAATCGGTACAAATACCGTCTCTTGCATACAATCGGGCATTTTTTGGGGTTATGTCGGCCTCGTCCGTGAGATATGTGCCCAAATAAAGGCTGAACGCGGCCGCGAGATGCGCGTGATTGCGACAGGCGGGCTGGCCCCGCTGTTTCAACAGACAGTCGATCTGTTTGATGCATACCAAGATGATTTGACGATGCACGGCTTGACCGTGATTTATAACTATAACAAGGATACCGCTTAGTCATATGAGCAGCGAAAGATTGATCTATCTGCCCCTCGGTGGGGCAGGTGAAATTGGCATGAATGCCTATGTGTATGGATACGGGAAACCCGGCAAGGAGCGGCTGATTGTTGTCGACCTCGGCGTTGCTTTCCCTGACATGGACACAAGCCCCGGCGTGGATCTGATCATCCCCGATATCGCCTGGCTTGAACAACGCCGCGACCAGATCGAGGCGATATTTATCACCCACGCCCACGAAGACCACGTCGGTGCCGTGGCCCATACCTATGACCGTCTGCGCGCCCCTATCTATACGCGCAAGTTCACCGCGAACATTGCCAAGCGCAAGATGGACGAGTACGGCCATCCCGAAGACGCGGTGACCACCGTGGCACCGTGGCCGCAGCAGACCACGGTCGGGCCGTTCACGGTCGGCTTCCTGCCCATGTCCCACTCTATCCCTGAATCGTCGTCCTTGGTGATCGACGTGGCGGGCGATCGCCTGATCCACTCGGGTGACTTCAAGATCGACATGACACCGGGCGTCGGTGAGGCCTATGACCCCGAACTTTGGGCTGATGTGTCCAAGGACGGCGTCAAAGCGTTGATCTGTGACAGTACCAATGTGTTCTCGCAGAACGCCGGCCGGTCTGAGGCCACCGTCGGGCCCGAGATCGAAAAGCTTCTGGGTACCGCACAGGGTATGGTCGTCGCGACGACCTTTGCCTCGAACGTCGCGCGTGTGAAGACCTTGGCCGATGCTGGCGAACGGGCAGGGCGTTCCGTCGTTCTGCTGGGTCGTGCGATGAAACGCATGGTCGAAGCCTCGCTTGAAACGGGCGTGATGAAGGACTTCCCACCGGTCGTGAGCCCGGAAGAGGCCCGCGGCATCCCGCGTGAAAACCTGATGCTGTTGGTGACCGGTTCGCAAGGCGAACGCCGTGCGGCGTCGGCGCAGCTGGCGCGTGGCAAATACATGGGGCTGGAGATGAAAGAAGGGGACATGTTCCTGTTTTCCTCCAAAACCATCCCGGGCAATGAACGTGGCGTGATCAAGGTCATCAATGCGTTTTCTGAAATGGGCGTTGATATCGTCGATGACAGTTCGGGTCTGTACCACGTGTCGGGCCACGCCAACCGTCCTGATCTGGAAACGCTGCATGATGTGGTAAAACCTCAGATCCTGATCCCGATGCACGGCGAACACCGCCACCTGCGCGAACATACCAAAATCGCCAACGCCAAGGGAATGAAGGGTGTTCTGGCCGTGAACGGCATGATGATCGACCTATCGGGCAACGAGCCGAAGGTTGTTGAATATGTCGACAGCGGGCGCACCTATCTGGACGGGTCGACGCAAATTGGCGCGATGGACGGCGTTGTACGCGACCGTATTCGCATGGCGCTGAACGGCCATGTCACCGTGACGGTGATCATGGACGAAAACGACGAAGCTTTGGGCGACCCTTGGGTCGACGCTATGGGCTTGCCAGAGCAGGGCCGGTCCAAGACGTCGCTCGTCGAAGTGCTTGAGGCCGATCTGGCGCAGTTCCTTGGCCGCGCCAATGCCAAGACACTGCGCGACGACGACAAGCTGCACGACGGACTGAAGCGCACTGTGCGTCAGTCGGCTAATGATGAAATCGGTAAAAAGCCCGAAGTCACCATCGTTGTCAGCCGTCTAAGCTAAGGCATCGACACGCTAAATCGAAACGCCGTGCAGGCCACTGCGCGGCGTTTTGCGTTTGTATGGAAGACTAATGGGGGACACGCGGCAGGGTACTGCGCAAAAGAAAAGGCGCAGAGAATGCTCTGCGCCTTTTTATTAGATGGTCAGCGGAAGCGAAGGGTTATTCGCAGCGCTCGGCAAAGCTCAGGCCGATGAACTCGGGCGTGTGATCGCCTAGACCGACGACACGGTTGTCATTGCGGTTGTTCTGCTGGCGGTTGTTGTCATTGCGGGTGTTTTCCCCACGCCCGCCACGGGGGCTCCGACGGTTGGTCGACTTGTCGTCCTGCGTGGCGTCCACCTTTTGCGGAGCGGCCTTTTCGGTGCTGCCCTGCGCAGGTTTCTCGGATTTGTTCGCTTGCGGCTTGGCCGCTGGCTTGGCTCCAGCTTTCGGAGCGTCAGCCTTTGGGCTGCTGGCCTGCGCTGTATCCGTCTGCGCCGTATCTGCCTGTGGCGTATCTGCCTGTGGGGTCACTGTCTGTGGGGTCACTGTCTGATCGGCGTCAGTCTTAGCCGCTTCAGGCTTCTTGCGGCTGCGCGAACGGGTCCGCTTGGGTTTATCCGCGGAGGTCCCAGCGTCGGTTGAAGCAGCAGGCGCATCTGTTGTCTTGGCATCTGTCTGGACGTCAGCTTTGACTTCTTGGCCACCCAACGGGTTTTCCAGTCGCGGAATCTCGCGCTGTACCAGACGTTCCACGTCTTCGAGGTTCTTTTCATCACGTGGTACGCAGATCATGATCGCCTTGCCGTCGCGGCCCGCGCGGCCGGTCCGGCCAATGCGGTGCACATAGTCTTCGGCATGGGACGGCACATCAAAGTTATAGACATGGCTGACCGACGGCACATCAAGGCCCCGTGCCGCAACATCAGAAGCAACAAGGAAGCGCAGATCGCCATTGCGGAACCCGTCGAGGGTTTTGGTCCGCTGGCTTTGGTCCAGATCGCCGTGGATTGGTGCGGCGTCATAGCCGTATTTTTTCAACGACTTGGCCACGGTATCCACATCCATCTTGCGGTTGCAGAAGATGATGGCGTTGGTGCATTTGTCGCCCTCGGCGTCGATCAACGCGCGCAGAACCTTGCGCTTTTCCGTCGCTTCGCGGTCCTTGCGCGAGGGTTTGAACATCAACACGCCTTGCTTGATATTCTCGCTCGTGGTCGCCTGACGCGCGACTTCGATACGCGCGGGAGCGGACAGGAAGGTGTTTGTGATACGTTCGATCTCTGGGGCCATGGTGGCCGAGAAGAACAGCGTCTGACGGGTAAAGGGCGTCATCTGGAAGATACGTTCGATATCGGGGATGAACCCCATGTCAAGCATCCGGTCCGCTTCGTCGACAACCATGATCTTGACGTCGGACAAGATCAGTTTGCCGCGTTCAAAATGGTCAATCAGACGGCCTGGCGTCGCAATCAGAACGTCGACCCCTTTGTCGATCAGCTTGTCCTGCTCGCCGAACGAAACGCCGCCGATCAACAGCGCCTTGGTCAATTTCAGGTGCTTGGTATAGGTGTCGAAGTTTTCGGCGACCTGTGCTGCCAGTTCCCGCGTGGGACACAACACCAGACTGCGTGGCATCCGCGCGCGAGCGCGTCCACGGGCAAGCAGGGTGATCATGGGCAGGGTAAAGCTGGCAGTTTTGCCGGTACCTGTCTGGGCGATTCCCAACACGTCTCTGCCAGCAAGGGCAGGTGGAATCGCACCGGCCTGGATCGGCGTGGGGGTTTCATACCCGGCCTCATCAATGGCTTTTAGGACTTTAGGATTAAGGTTTAGATCAGAAAATTTTGTCATGTGTGTCCGATGATAGCGGACGCTCATTTGGCCCGCGGCAGCATTCATGTCGGCCCGCATGGCCCAAGGGGCGGAGGCTCTCCGCGACATGTTCTGCACCCATTAGCAAGAACTGCCCGTCAGGTCAAACAGATGCGCTAAGGCGCTGTGAAGCGGGGGAAATGTGTTGCCAGATGGTCGGGTAGCGCCAGATCGACCTCGCGCAGCAGGCCGTGGCTGCGCAGACGGGCGCGTAATTGGGGAGTATCAGCGCAGACTTCATCGAAAAACGCGCGCAGTCCCGCTTCGCCACTTTCGCCCTCGATCATTGAAAAGAGGTCATTGAGGGACAGGCCTCCTTGGTCATAGGGGCGGTTGGGGCGCAGTTCGGGGCGGTAGCTGCCTTTCGTCACACGGTAGCGATAGGCGCCGATCCAGTCATCCCATGATTTTGCATGGGCATGGGCCAGCGAGATGCCCGTCGGGGCATCATGACAGGCCAGCATCTCGCCTTTCTGAAAGACATTGTGGATGCGCAAATGCATGTTCGGCAGCCCTGTGCGGACAAAGACCTTACCTGCCAGATGGCTGAGAAATCCGCCTTTCAGATAGGCCCCATAGGTCGGGTAAAGCTCTGCCACGATGCGTGCGCGGTCGGGGCCGCTGGGAATGAAATCCTTGAACACAGACGGGTCGCCCGACAGCTGCTCCATCGGGCGGACGCGGGTGGCGGGCGGATCGGTGGGGCACTGCGCCAGTATGTCAGCGATGAGGCGGTCGGCGACAAGGTATTCGTCGACATCCATATGGATCAGCCAGTCGACCTCGCGCCGACGATTATAGGCGTGGGTAGCATTGGCCGTCTGACGTTGCTGGTGCGCCTCGGGACGATCGCG
It encodes the following:
- a CDS encoding biotin--[acetyl-CoA-carboxylase] ligase, whose translation is MNPTGAKAQTAAWPDGYGRQVFDSVDSTLSEAARQSSQLAGATWILAQEQTAARGRRGRSWATPRGNFAATLMMRRTEAPSTAALRSFVASLALRRAFVATTRDEGAFTLKWPNDVLLNGGKVAGILLESIGDFLAIGIGVNLAHAPGADQVEPGALRPVSVVAETGKVVPPEVFLDALAAEYALLETQFQTYGFAPIRAAWLSHAARLGEEIVARTMRDETRGVFEDVDAQGNLILRTPKGRVPITAADVFF
- a CDS encoding type III pantothenate kinase yields the protein MLLAIDCGNTNTVFSIWDGTRFIATWRTSTEWQRTSDQYYVWLSTLMKFQGVKADITDVIISSTVPRVVFNLRVLADRYFNTRPIVVGKPDCRLPVDVRVDVGTAVGPDRLVNTVAGHDLFGGDLIVVDFGTATTFDVVDSDGAYIGGVIAPGVNLSLEALHNAAAALPHVDISKPQAVIGTNTVSCIQSGIFWGYVGLVREICAQIKAERGREMRVIATGGLAPLFQQTVDLFDAYQDDLTMHGLTVIYNYNKDTA
- a CDS encoding ribonuclease J, with protein sequence MSSERLIYLPLGGAGEIGMNAYVYGYGKPGKERLIVVDLGVAFPDMDTSPGVDLIIPDIAWLEQRRDQIEAIFITHAHEDHVGAVAHTYDRLRAPIYTRKFTANIAKRKMDEYGHPEDAVTTVAPWPQQTTVGPFTVGFLPMSHSIPESSSLVIDVAGDRLIHSGDFKIDMTPGVGEAYDPELWADVSKDGVKALICDSTNVFSQNAGRSEATVGPEIEKLLGTAQGMVVATTFASNVARVKTLADAGERAGRSVVLLGRAMKRMVEASLETGVMKDFPPVVSPEEARGIPRENLMLLVTGSQGERRAASAQLARGKYMGLEMKEGDMFLFSSKTIPGNERGVIKVINAFSEMGVDIVDDSSGLYHVSGHANRPDLETLHDVVKPQILIPMHGEHRHLREHTKIANAKGMKGVLAVNGMMIDLSGNEPKVVEYVDSGRTYLDGSTQIGAMDGVVRDRIRMALNGHVTVTVIMDENDEALGDPWVDAMGLPEQGRSKTSLVEVLEADLAQFLGRANAKTLRDDDKLHDGLKRTVRQSANDEIGKKPEVTIVVSRLS
- a CDS encoding DEAD/DEAH box helicase; this translates as MTKFSDLNLNPKVLKAIDEAGYETPTPIQAGAIPPALAGRDVLGIAQTGTGKTASFTLPMITLLARGRARARMPRSLVLCPTRELAAQVAENFDTYTKHLKLTKALLIGGVSFGEQDKLIDKGVDVLIATPGRLIDHFERGKLILSDVKIMVVDEADRMLDMGFIPDIERIFQMTPFTRQTLFFSATMAPEIERITNTFLSAPARIEVARQATTSENIKQGVLMFKPSRKDREATEKRKVLRALIDAEGDKCTNAIIFCNRKMDVDTVAKSLKKYGYDAAPIHGDLDQSQRTKTLDGFRNGDLRFLVASDVAARGLDVPSVSHVYNFDVPSHAEDYVHRIGRTGRAGRDGKAIMICVPRDEKNLEDVERLVQREIPRLENPLGGQEVKADVQTDAKTTDAPAASTDAGTSADKPKRTRSRSRKKPEAAKTDADQTVTPQTVTPQADTPQADTAQTDTAQASSPKADAPKAGAKPAAKPQANKSEKPAQGSTEKAAPQKVDATQDDKSTNRRSPRGGRGENTRNDNNRQQNNRNDNRVVGLGDHTPEFIGLSFAERCE
- a CDS encoding glycosyltransferase family 2 protein, encoding MTDVTWGIASTILAPTRDILQFAAYHLAAGAHRLYIYLDAPNDEAFAHLDAHPKIRVITCDAAYWKQRKRDRPEAHQQRQTANATHAYNRRREVDWLIHMDVDEYLVADRLIADILAQCPTDPPATRVRPMEQLSGDPSVFKDFIPSGPDRARIVAELYPTYGAYLKGGFLSHLAGKVFVRTGLPNMHLRIHNVFQKGEMLACHDAPTGISLAHAHAKSWDDWIGAYRYRVTKGSYRPELRPNRPYDQGGLSLNDLFSMIEGESGEAGLRAFFDEVCADTPQLRARLRSHGLLREVDLALPDHLATHFPRFTAP